Below is a window of Chryseobacterium arthrosphaerae DNA.
TAGACTTTTTACCATTAACGGTAGATTACAGAGAAAAGTTTTATGCAGGTGGAAGAATTCCTGGTAATTTCTTCCGTAGAGAAGCAAAACCTTCTGATGATGAAGTTCTTACAATGAGATTGGTGGACAGAGTATTACGTCCGCTTTTCCCTGAAGATTTCCACGCAGAAGTACAGGTGATGATCTCATTGATCTCTTATGATAAAGAAGTAATGCCTGAAGCACTGGCAGGTCTGGCAGCTTCTGCAGCAATTGCTATTACAGATATTCCTTTCAACGGGCCAATGTCTGAAGCAAGAGTCGTAAGAATTGACGGTCAATTGGCAGTGAACCCAAGCTACGAAAATTTATTAAAATCAGATATCGATATTATGGTGGGAGCTACCAAAGACTCCATCGTAATGGTAGAAGGAGAAATGAAGGAGATCTCCGAGCAGGAAATGCTTGAAGCGATCAACTTCGCTCATGCTGAGATCAAAAAACAGATCGAAGCTCAGGAAAGATTAGCTGAAAAAGTAGGAAAATCTTTCCCTAAAAGAGAATACAGCCACGAAGAGCACGATGAAGAAATTCGTGAAAAAGTATGGAAAGAGTGCTATGACAAAGTATATGAAGTAGCAAAAACTCCATCCAACAAAGAAGAAAGAGGCGATAAATTCAAAGCAATTCGTGAAGAGTTCCTGGCGCAGTACGCAGAAAACGAAGAAGAGCTGGAAAGAGTAACTCCTTTCGTTAAAGTATATTACCATGACGTAGAGAAAGAAGCGATGCGTCAGATGATCCTTGAAGACAATATCCGTCTTGACGGTCGTGATCCTCAGACGATCCGTCCGATCTGGTCAGAAATCGATTACCTTCCGGGAGCTCACGGTTCTGCGATCTTTACCAGAGGGGAAACCCAGTCTCTTACAGCAGTAACTTTAGGTTCTGTGAAAGATGCCAATATGATCGACAGCGTTATTACGCAGCACGACGAGAGATTCTTCCTACACTATAACTTCCCTCCGTTCTCTACAGGTGAAGCAAGACCTTTAAGAGGAACTTCAAGAAGAGAAGTAGGACACGGAAACTTGGCTCAGAGAGCTTTAACAGCAGTTATTCCTGCAGAAAATCCATACACGATCAGAATCGTTTCTGACATCCTTGAATCTAACGGTTCCTCTTCAATGGCAACTGTTTGTGCAGGTACACTGGCACTGATGGATGCGGGAGTTCAGATTACAAAACCGGTTTCAGGTATTGCAATGGGACTGATCACTGATACAAAATCAGGTAAATTTACCGTACTTTCTGATATCTTAGGAGATGAAGATCACCTTGGTGATATGGACTTCAAAGTTACAGGTACTGAAGACGGTATCACTGCTTGTCAGATGGATATCAAAATCCAGGGACTTTCTATGGACATCATGGAGAAAGCTTTGATGCAGGCTAAAGACGGAAGATTACACATCCTGAATAAAATCACTGAAACAATTTCTACACCAAGAGCTGACGTGAAGCCTCATGCTCCGAAGATGGTAGTAATGGAGATCGCTAAAGACTTCATTGGTGCAGTAATCGGACCTGGTGGAAAAATTATCCAGCAGTTACAGAAAGATACTGAAACGGTTATCGCTATCGAAGAGATCGGAGAAATCGGACGTATCGAAATTGCAGGAACAGACAGAGAAAAGATCAACGCTGCTATTGCTAAGATCAATGAAATTACTTTCGTACCGGTTGTAGGAGAAGTTTACAAAGGTAAAGTAGTGAAAGTGATGGATTTCGGAGCTTTTGTTGCTATTGCTAAAGGAACAGAAGGTCTTCTTCACATTTCTGAAATTGAATGGGCGCGTTTAGACAAAGTTCCTTATGCTGAAGGTGATGAAGTAGAAGTGAAATTTATGGGTTACGACGACCGTAAGAAAATGAAGCTTTCCCGTAAAGTTCTTTTACCAAGACCTCCAAGACCTGAAGGAAAACCAAAATCTGAAGGACAGGGAAGACCAGACGGACAAAGAAGACCGGAAGGACAAAAACCACAAGGTGAAAGACCTGTAGAAAAACAGGAGCCTTCTTCTGAAGCATAAGAATCATTCTTAGATATAAAGAACTCCCTCAATGTTGAGGGAGTTTTTGTTTTGTATAATGTTGCTCGTTCCAACAATCCCTTCCGGAAAATCCCGGGATTAATTGCCGATTCTCTGTTTCAGATCCTCAGCACCTCCCGTTTTTCTGGGCTGTCCGTTTTTGGAAGACCCGAAGTTATAAGTATAAGATAACGTCGCCACGCGGGTATCTCTTTTTACAGCAAAATTTTCTATATAGTTGTTGTACACGGTCTGCCCTTTGATATTGCTCGTAAAGAAAATATCGTTAAAAGAGAACTTCAGGACACTGTTGTTTTTGAATTTCTTCTGCGCCCCGATATTCAGGTACCAGTTAGGGCTCACATTCAGATAGGCATAGATTTCCCTTGCCTTATAATTCCCTGTAATTTCGGCTGTGAATCCATTTCCCAGCTTAAAGGAATTGATACTGTTGATACTGAAGGTGAAATTTCCCTTATTATTGATCTGGGTTCCGGATACATTTCCGGTGTATGAGCCATAATAAAAATTGGCACTGTTGTTCATATCCCACCATTTCGTCACCTTTACGGGAGCAATCAGATTCAATCCGAAATAAGACGCAGAATTCAGGTTTTCAAAAGTCTGTACCGTTACGTTCTGGCCGCCTTCCACCACAGGTTTAAGGATATCGGTGATATTATCCGAAGTTTTGCTGTAGCTTAAAGTGGCAAAATATTTATTGCTGAGGCTGTAGGTAAGCTCATAATTCATTGTTGTCTGTGGGTTCAGGTCCGGATTTCCGGATCTCATGGTGGTGGGATCAAGATACAGTTTAAAAGGATTCAGCTGATTGTAACTCGGTCTTGTTATCCTTCTGCTGAGGTTGATCTCAAGATTGCTGTTCTCGGTCAGGTCATAACCCACCACGGCACTCGGAAACAACTGGGTGTAATTTCTCTTGTTAACCTGGTTGGTGGTAAGCTGTGTTCCTTTTACATTTGTATTTTCAACCCTTACACCTGCTGTCACTTTTAATCTGTCCCATTTCTTAGCCACATTTCCATATATGGCATTGATATTCTCTTCATAAATAAAATGATTGGTTTTATTCAGATCCGGGATAAGACTACCGGTAGTTGCGTTAAAGAACTTCAGGTCATTGTCGGTTTTTACAAAGCTGGTCTTGATTCCGCTTTCCAGTTTCCAGTCGTTTTTAAAATTTTTGGTGAGGTCTGATTTTAAAGAATAGATATTGAGCTTTCCGTTCATATCACCTTTCTGAATATCAAGGTTATCCTGGTTATTGGCGATGGTATGGGTTCTTGTTTCAAAATTCTGTAAAGAAGAATTGGAGTAATTAATATAATCAAAATCCGTGGAAATTTCAGAACCTAAAGAATCGATCGTATATTTATGATTTAAATTGACAGATACATTCGTCCATTCGTCATTAGACGTATTCAGGGTATTGAATGTACTTTCAGGAAGATGTGTGCTGCCTAATGTTATATTGGAATTATCTCCGTTCAGGCCGAATTTGTTAGAAATAAGACCCACGGAGAAGCCCAGAACATTTTTATCATTCATATAATAATCCATTCCTGCCTTGGCAATGTGGTTATTGAATTTGAACTTTAAATAATTGTCCTGCAGATAGGTTTTCTGGAAAACATTATTGTCATAAAAATTCCTGTCCAGAACCAGACCGTTATATGCCTCCCTGTATGCAAAGCTGTAATTCCCGAAAATATTGATTTTTTTATTCCGGTGGTTGATGCTGAAGCTGTTATTGTTTTTGATATACTTTCCTGTTCCCAGAGATGTTGAAATACTTCCGTTGGTGCCTCTTCGCTGCTCTTTTTTAAGCTTGATATTGATGATGGAGGAACCTGCCGCATCGTATTTGGATGAAGGATTGGTGATGAACTCGATCTTATCGATCGTAGAGGAGGGCATGCCTTTCAGGTAATTGGCAAGATCACTTCCCGTCATAGGAGTGTTTTTACCGTCAATCTGGATCAGGAGGTTGCCTTTTCCCCGGAGGCTGATATTGTCATTGTTGTCAATACTTACTCCCGGTGCTTTTTCCAATACCTCAAAAGCCGAATTTCCTGTGCTGGCAATGCTGTTTTCAACATTCATGATCATCTTGCCGTCCTGTCTCTCAATAAGAGGTTTGGTTTTGGTGATCGTTACCCCTTCAATAGATTTTACATTCAGATCAATAGAAGGAAGCGTTGTATTGTCTGCCAGTGCAATGGTTTCTGAATGATAAACTTCAGCACCATTCCTGCTGATCCTGAGATGATAGCTTCCTCCTTTCAGGTCATTGAATGTAAACTTACCATTGGAGTCTGCAATTTCAGTTTTGATCAGTTGATTATCAGGGTTAAGAAGGTTGATTTCCATTTGCTCGGCTTTGTCAGACTTTATTTGGCCTGACAGGCTGAAGCTCTGCAGGGCCTGCGCAGAAAGCATACTGCTGAAAAAGAGCAGAAGCCACATAAAAATGAGGGTGAATATCCTGGTCATAGCGTTTTACTTTTTAGAATTAAGACAGTTTTCTGAAATCTTCAGTAAAGCAGAATACATCACTTCAAGCTCGTCTTTTGTGATGCCCTTCAAAGCCGTTTTCCGGTTCTTTTCAACAAGGTCCTGAACCTTTTGGATGACTTCCTTTCCGGAAGCCGTCACTTCCAGATTTGTTTTTCTGCGGTCATCAGGGTGTACGTGGCGGGTAATATATTCGGACTTTACCATCAAATCAATTATTCTCGTCACAGAAGCATTGTCCTTGAAAACAAGATCACCAATCTCATTCTGGGTAATTCCCGGGTTTTCCAGAATCGCTTTGATGATAAGCCACTGATCGATCGTGATGGTAAAACCATGAGCTTTCAGCTGGCGTTGTGCATAGTTTCTATAGGAACGGATCGCTTTATCTATGTTGTAGAATATAATTGAATTTAATTTTTCCATATTGTTATATTAAAATGATGTATCAATTATTGATATGTCAATTAATTTGTTGAATACATTTTTACTTTGTTACAACTTTATGAAAAATATTTTCTGAAAACTTAAAAACTGTCGATAGGAACGCTTGTCTGGACGGCTACGGAATTCTTTTGAGCATTAGAAAGTAAAGGGTTGTTTTCTGTGGTTTTGAATAATCTGTCAATCTGTTCTCTTGTTTTCTGATCAGGAGAAACTTTGTAAAACTCATTCAGAAGATCCGGTGAGCCTGGTTTTTTGGGATAAGCCTGGTTACGGAGAAAATTTTTAAGAGCTGCATTGACTTTCCCTTCACCGATCAGATCGCTCAGTTTTACCATGGCAACAGCACCTTTTGAATAAGAGATATGCGGAACATCACCCGTTGCCTTATAGATCGGGATGTTTTCAGACAATCCTTTTTCGTTATCATAGATCTGCTGATGTACCTGTATTCTTTCCATCATCTGTTCTTTTCCGTGCATTTTTTTGTAGAGCATCATTTCTGTATACATGGCCAGGGTTTCTGTGAGCATTACCGATCCTTCTCTGTCATCAGGATCGATCTGGCTGTTGCCCCACCAGAGATGGGAAAGTTCGTGTCCTGCCAGTTCATTGATTACATCCTGCTTCCTGTCTGCATGAATGTTGGCGTGGAACACCATATCTTCAGGCATAAAAATAACAGACGGATAAGCAGTGGCAGCAAAGCCTCTGGTAAAAGAAGATATTTCAGCAAAGGTAATGGTCTTAAAAGGATAGGCTCCGAAATTCTGCCGGCAATAGTCTAAGGTAAGCTTGGCATTAGTAAGGAGATGCTCCACATTTTCAAAATGATTTTTCTGATACAGAATATTGATGGCAATCCCTTTGTGATTAACACTTCTCATCTGATATTCTGCTGAAGAAACCGCAAAACGGAAAGGAATATTATCTGCCTGGAACTGAAAATAATTTCGTCCCGCTTCTGTCCATTTTTTCACAAGATCGCCGGTTCCTGCAACGGTCTGATTCATCTCAGTGGAAACAGTCATCTTCAGGTTGATAAAGTCTTTTTTGATTACTTCCGGAGCTTCCGGAGCTTTCAGTTTTGTGGGTTTTCCAAGATTAAATGTACTGCGTGTATGCTCATCCTGAATCTCATCATCCTTCTGATAGCCCACACTGGGATAGTATCTGCTGATTCTCATAAAAGAACCGTTCTCAATAATGGCATTGAAAGACTGATGTCCGTTCACTGCATACCAATGATAAGACAGACTGAAATTCAGAGAAGCAGTACCGTCAGGCTGCATAGGCTGCTTTAAAAGTACTTCTGCTGTATTTTCATGGATTTTGATGCTTTGGGATTCTGATTGAAAAAAGGCTGACTCGATCTTCAGA
It encodes the following:
- a CDS encoding polyribonucleotide nucleotidyltransferase — encoded protein: MSIPQAFTETIILADGREITIETGKLAKQADGSVVVKCGGTMLLATVVANKEANPGVDFLPLTVDYREKFYAGGRIPGNFFRREAKPSDDEVLTMRLVDRVLRPLFPEDFHAEVQVMISLISYDKEVMPEALAGLAASAAIAITDIPFNGPMSEARVVRIDGQLAVNPSYENLLKSDIDIMVGATKDSIVMVEGEMKEISEQEMLEAINFAHAEIKKQIEAQERLAEKVGKSFPKREYSHEEHDEEIREKVWKECYDKVYEVAKTPSNKEERGDKFKAIREEFLAQYAENEEELERVTPFVKVYYHDVEKEAMRQMILEDNIRLDGRDPQTIRPIWSEIDYLPGAHGSAIFTRGETQSLTAVTLGSVKDANMIDSVITQHDERFFLHYNFPPFSTGEARPLRGTSRREVGHGNLAQRALTAVIPAENPYTIRIVSDILESNGSSSMATVCAGTLALMDAGVQITKPVSGIAMGLITDTKSGKFTVLSDILGDEDHLGDMDFKVTGTEDGITACQMDIKIQGLSMDIMEKALMQAKDGRLHILNKITETISTPRADVKPHAPKMVVMEIAKDFIGAVIGPGGKIIQQLQKDTETVIAIEEIGEIGRIEIAGTDREKINAAIAKINEITFVPVVGEVYKGKVVKVMDFGAFVAIAKGTEGLLHISEIEWARLDKVPYAEGDEVEVKFMGYDDRKKMKLSRKVLLPRPPRPEGKPKSEGQGRPDGQRRPEGQKPQGERPVEKQEPSSEA
- a CDS encoding TonB-dependent receptor, with translation MTRIFTLIFMWLLLFFSSMLSAQALQSFSLSGQIKSDKAEQMEINLLNPDNQLIKTEIADSNGKFTFNDLKGGSYHLRISRNGAEVYHSETIALADNTTLPSIDLNVKSIEGVTITKTKPLIERQDGKMIMNVENSIASTGNSAFEVLEKAPGVSIDNNDNISLRGKGNLLIQIDGKNTPMTGSDLANYLKGMPSSTIDKIEFITNPSSKYDAAGSSIINIKLKKEQRRGTNGSISTSLGTGKYIKNNNSFSINHRNKKINIFGNYSFAYREAYNGLVLDRNFYDNNVFQKTYLQDNYLKFKFNNHIAKAGMDYYMNDKNVLGFSVGLISNKFGLNGDNSNITLGSTHLPESTFNTLNTSNDEWTNVSVNLNHKYTIDSLGSEISTDFDYINYSNSSLQNFETRTHTIANNQDNLDIQKGDMNGKLNIYSLKSDLTKNFKNDWKLESGIKTSFVKTDNDLKFFNATTGSLIPDLNKTNHFIYEENINAIYGNVAKKWDRLKVTAGVRVENTNVKGTQLTTNQVNKRNYTQLFPSAVVGYDLTENSNLEINLSRRITRPSYNQLNPFKLYLDPTTMRSGNPDLNPQTTMNYELTYSLSNKYFATLSYSKTSDNITDILKPVVEGGQNVTVQTFENLNSASYFGLNLIAPVKVTKWWDMNNSANFYYGSYTGNVSGTQINNKGNFTFSINSINSFKLGNGFTAEITGNYKAREIYAYLNVSPNWYLNIGAQKKFKNNSVLKFSFNDIFFTSNIKGQTVYNNYIENFAVKRDTRVATLSYTYNFGSSKNGQPRKTGGAEDLKQRIGN
- a CDS encoding MarR family winged helix-turn-helix transcriptional regulator, with the protein product MEKLNSIIFYNIDKAIRSYRNYAQRQLKAHGFTITIDQWLIIKAILENPGITQNEIGDLVFKDNASVTRIIDLMVKSEYITRHVHPDDRRKTNLEVTASGKEVIQKVQDLVEKNRKTALKGITKDELEVMYSALLKISENCLNSKK